The following are from one region of the Bacteroidota bacterium genome:
- a CDS encoding quinol:cytochrome C oxidoreductase, translating into MDKAYTVSPKLRIASIILVLIGIAAIIVGFLSNPQRTWANYLINNYYFISLAIGATFFMAIQYITQSGWSSMFKRIAEAMGSYIPYAAVLLFIFVLFGAHSIYHWSHHDAVEADALLKHKSPYLNTPFFIIRYLIIFAVWIVLIALLRKFSLKEDLIGGMEYFHKSEFYSKVFIFALAVTFSFGTFDWIMSIDAHWFSTIFAIKNLVSAFLHGSAILALIVILLHKQGHFPMLNKSHLHDLSKYMFILGIIWAYMWFSQFLLIWYANMPEETFYYQTRISGEWKVLFYVNVILNWLFPFLFLMLNKIAKNINALLITAVVLMIGMWVDLYLQVMPGSTISESSPMGINSIGFVEIGMFLGFLGLFIFAVSRTLSKAKLIPENHPYIEESLMHELH; encoded by the coding sequence ATGGATAAAGCATATACAGTATCACCAAAATTAAGGATAGCTTCAATTATCCTTGTCCTTATCGGTATTGCGGCTATAATCGTAGGGTTTTTGTCAAATCCTCAAAGAACTTGGGCAAACTATTTGATAAACAACTATTATTTCATATCTCTTGCGATAGGAGCTACTTTCTTCATGGCAATTCAATATATTACTCAATCCGGCTGGTCGTCAATGTTTAAAAGAATTGCAGAAGCTATGGGAAGCTATATTCCTTATGCAGCAGTACTTTTATTTATTTTTGTGCTTTTTGGGGCACATTCAATATACCACTGGTCACACCACGATGCAGTTGAAGCTGACGCATTACTAAAACACAAATCACCTTATCTGAATACTCCATTTTTTATAATAAGATATTTGATCATTTTCGCAGTTTGGATTGTCTTAATTGCTTTGTTACGAAAATTTTCATTAAAAGAAGATTTGATTGGAGGAATGGAATATTTTCACAAAAGTGAATTCTATTCAAAAGTATTCATTTTTGCTCTAGCTGTAACATTTAGCTTTGGAACATTTGATTGGATAATGTCGATAGATGCTCATTGGTTCAGTACTATATTTGCTATTAAGAATCTTGTGTCAGCATTTTTGCATGGCTCAGCAATATTAGCATTGATAGTAATTCTGTTACATAAACAAGGACATTTTCCTATGTTGAATAAATCTCATTTACATGATTTGTCAAAATATATGTTCATTCTCGGAATTATTTGGGCATATATGTGGTTTTCGCAATTTCTATTAATTTGGTATGCAAACATGCCTGAAGAAACTTTTTACTATCAAACAAGAATTAGTGGTGAATGGAAAGTACTTTTCTATGTAAATGTTATTCTTAATTGGTTATTTCCATTCTTATTTTTAATGTTAAACAAAATTGCAAAAAACATAAATGCACTTTTAATTACTGCTGTAGTTTTAATGATTGGAATGTGGGTTGATTTATATTTACAAGTTATGCCCGGCTCAACAATTTCAGAATCCTCACCTATGGGTATTAATTCTATAGGTTTTGTTGAAATAGGCATGTTCTTAGGGTTCTTGGGATTGTTTATTTTTGCAGTTTCAAGAACATTGAGTAAAGCAAAACTGATACCCGAAAATCATCCATATATTGAAGAAAGCTTAATGCACGAATTACATTAA
- the nrfD gene encoding polysulfide reductase NrfD translates to MYKTKVRGVLVEGNKSYADITKDIVAPIENKPPKWWIYAFSISIAAMLWGAWAFYITITEGIGTWGLNNSVAWGWGIVNFVWWIGIGHAGTAFSIFLLIVRQKWRTSINRAAEAMTVVAVLCAGLFPLIHMGRIWMAKFIIPYPTTRELWVNFNSPLFWDVVAISTYLMASATFWYIGMIPDFATIRDKTISKTKKAIYGFLSFGWVGSARGWLRFEALAMILGGLTAPLVISVHSIVSMDFATSVMPGWHTTVFPPYFVIGAIFSGFGMVLTLMIIIRKFYKYQAYVTDKHLNAIAKILIFISLIMGTAYSTEIFIAWYSGSEYEFYTFFNNRITGDYMIGFYGMVICNALIPQLFWFKKIRKNITIVFIISLFINLGMWFERYVIVITSLSKDYLPSNWSSYSPTVVEVGVYVGTLGLFVCGVLLFFKYIPMIAISEVKGVLKPTSND, encoded by the coding sequence ATGTATAAAACTAAGGTAAGAGGAGTACTCGTTGAAGGTAATAAATCGTATGCTGATATTACCAAAGACATTGTTGCACCGATTGAAAATAAACCTCCAAAGTGGTGGATATATGCTTTTTCTATTAGCATAGCTGCAATGCTTTGGGGTGCATGGGCTTTTTACATAACAATTACTGAAGGCATTGGTACTTGGGGATTGAACAACTCTGTTGCCTGGGGATGGGGAATTGTCAATTTTGTTTGGTGGATTGGAATTGGTCATGCAGGAACTGCATTTTCAATATTCCTGTTGATTGTAAGACAAAAATGGCGAACATCCATAAACCGTGCAGCAGAAGCAATGACCGTGGTTGCTGTGTTGTGTGCCGGACTATTTCCTCTAATTCATATGGGACGAATCTGGATGGCTAAATTCATTATACCCTACCCAACTACAAGAGAACTATGGGTAAATTTCAATTCTCCACTTTTTTGGGATGTTGTTGCAATTAGTACATATTTAATGGCTTCCGCAACTTTTTGGTATATTGGAATGATTCCTGATTTTGCTACGATTCGAGATAAAACCATTTCAAAAACAAAAAAAGCAATATATGGTTTTCTGAGTTTCGGATGGGTTGGTTCTGCAAGAGGATGGCTTCGTTTTGAAGCTTTGGCAATGATTCTTGGTGGTTTGACTGCTCCACTTGTTATATCTGTTCATTCAATAGTTTCTATGGACTTTGCAACATCGGTAATGCCGGGTTGGCATACTACAGTTTTTCCTCCTTATTTTGTAATTGGAGCAATATTCTCAGGTTTCGGAATGGTACTCACACTTATGATTATTATCCGAAAGTTTTATAAATATCAAGCTTATGTTACTGATAAACATTTAAACGCAATTGCAAAAATTCTTATTTTTATAAGCTTGATAATGGGAACTGCCTACTCAACAGAGATATTTATCGCATGGTATTCGGGGAGTGAATATGAGTTTTACACATTCTTCAATAATCGAATTACCGGAGATTATATGATTGGTTTCTACGGGATGGTAATTTGTAATGCTCTTATTCCACAACTGTTTTGGTTCAAAAAAATTAGAAAAAATATCACTATTGTATTTATAATCTCATTGTTTATAAATCTTGGAATGTGGTTCGAAAGATATGTAATAGTAATTACCTCCTTGTCGAAAGATTATTTGCCATCAAATTGGTCATCATATTCTCCTACAGTTGTAGAAGTAGGTGTATATGTCGGAACGTTGGGATTATTTGTTTGTGGAGTATTATTATTTTTCAAATACATTCCCATGATTGCAATTAGCGAAGTTAAGGGAGTATTAAAACCAACAAGCAATGATTAG
- a CDS encoding DUF3341 domain-containing protein: protein MISTDKNNNIFGVFDEEDIFLEAMKKIKSAGIKIKNVFTPYPIHEVFHEMGLKTRMPYAAFIYGVFGISLTYAFLYWTSVIDIPIVIGGKPNNTLSFIIILFVMTINVGIVLSLGTFFIRQKLGPGKEAVVVHNDITDDKFVIVIEKPEDMSKEETNRINSVLFENGAIETGEKENIENI, encoded by the coding sequence ATGATTAGTACTGATAAAAATAACAATATATTTGGAGTTTTCGATGAGGAAGATATTTTCCTTGAGGCGATGAAAAAAATAAAGTCTGCCGGAATAAAAATCAAAAATGTCTTTACTCCATATCCAATTCACGAAGTTTTTCATGAAATGGGACTAAAAACTAGAATGCCATATGCTGCATTCATATATGGAGTATTTGGTATTTCATTAACTTATGCTTTTTTGTATTGGACTTCTGTTATTGACATTCCAATTGTAATAGGCGGAAAACCAAATAATACACTTTCGTTTATAATTATTCTGTTTGTTATGACTATCAATGTTGGAATTGTTTTATCACTTGGTACTTTTTTTATCAGACAAAAACTTGGACCAGGCAAAGAAGCAGTTGTTGTTCATAACGATATTACAGACGACAAATTTGTAATTGTTATTGAAAAACCTGAAGATATGTCGAAAGAAGAAACAAATAGAATAAATTCTGTTTTATTCGAAAATGGAGCAATAGAAACCGGAGAAAAAGAAAATATTGAAAATATTTAA
- a CDS encoding cytochrome c codes for MKIFKAKLLMQNKFRNSTILVVLSMLLIFSSCNHDNRNHPGYTYFNDMAPSEAYEYYSINPNFTDGKTAQPPVAGTIARGAIPYQYQRTDSGQVMAGINLKNPLLPTEQDYIEAQEIYKINCAMCHGETGKGDGHLVTSRKFNTEVTSLVDDFVQNKPDGEIFHVITMGSVSGFMGSHSAQIKPEDRWKVVSYIKNKLEK; via the coding sequence TTGAAAATATTTAAAGCTAAACTTCTTATGCAAAATAAATTCAGAAATTCGACAATATTAGTAGTTCTTTCAATGCTTTTGATTTTTTCATCCTGTAATCATGATAATAGGAATCATCCAGGATATACATATTTTAACGATATGGCACCTTCCGAAGCCTATGAATATTACTCCATTAATCCGAATTTTACAGATGGAAAAACTGCTCAGCCACCAGTTGCCGGAACAATCGCAAGAGGAGCAATTCCATATCAATATCAAAGAACAGATTCTGGACAAGTTATGGCTGGTATTAATTTGAAAAACCCATTGTTGCCTACCGAACAAGATTATATAGAAGCACAAGAAATCTACAAAATAAATTGTGCAATGTGTCACGGCGAAACAGGAAAAGGTGACGGACATTTAGTAACTTCCAGAAAATTCAACACAGAAGTTACCTCACTAGTTGATGATTTTGTACAAAACAAACCCGATGGAGAGATATTTCATGTTATCACAATGGGTTCAGTTTCGGGATTTATGGGCTCGCATAGTGCACAAATAAAACCCGAAGATAGATGGAAAGTTGTAAGTTATATAAAAAACAAATTAGAAAAATAG